Proteins from a single region of Terriglobales bacterium:
- a CDS encoding sialidase family protein codes for MQIRTLFSAMTLAAVCFTSTTLLYSQSETKAAAPVSDEYLLLGDVNRGAGEPIIFVNPKDPNNIIVAAMATLNRLPTGEVPIQRFNPGGPPKINPAATELRIKELSVPDGSRTDIAVTQDGGKTWSFSEDNFRKFFKKNRCSDSFSGAGPDGTLYMGCLAYLNLGAADYESGHSPNGEANVYHGGSAIAWSTDKGKTWSDPVWVHPANSPQLYPPSVHPVFQGASPWDRPFFVADATTGTIYISGSGAVLTDASAKGPASTDPNGRPSNVRFRTFLRASHDKGRTWDIPMYPIDSDEYPGSGFGQIFSAAHGKLVVAYTATKVPAIANATCPCTIFGTSTDDGKTFHYSVVPPLPAELTRNDSPFMAFAGVMISADPSKEGRYAIARTAGKKIMITLTEDGGKTWLAPVVAAEVAQGIHFGHRSMKYSPKGDLGLIWKAMREDRSFDLWSAASRDGDHTFKTVRVSHAVSPDYITERGNFLFGDDLSTVEVDTQYLHAVWGDNRSGFQGTWYGRVPLSAY; via the coding sequence ATGCAGATTCGCACTTTATTTTCGGCAATGACGTTGGCAGCGGTGTGCTTCACCTCAACCACTCTCCTGTACTCACAAAGCGAGACGAAGGCGGCTGCCCCCGTTTCGGACGAGTATCTGCTGCTCGGAGATGTAAACCGCGGTGCCGGCGAACCTATCATCTTTGTCAATCCGAAGGATCCAAACAACATCATCGTGGCAGCGATGGCCACGTTGAATCGTTTGCCTACCGGCGAAGTGCCAATTCAACGGTTTAATCCAGGCGGTCCGCCGAAAATTAATCCAGCCGCCACTGAACTGCGCATCAAGGAACTTTCCGTTCCCGATGGTTCTCGCACCGATATCGCGGTTACGCAGGATGGCGGAAAAACCTGGAGCTTCAGCGAAGACAACTTCCGCAAGTTCTTCAAAAAGAATCGGTGTAGCGATTCTTTCTCTGGCGCCGGACCGGACGGAACGCTTTACATGGGCTGTCTGGCGTACTTGAATCTCGGAGCCGCAGACTACGAGTCGGGGCATTCACCGAACGGTGAAGCGAACGTATATCACGGCGGTTCGGCCATCGCCTGGTCAACAGATAAGGGCAAGACCTGGAGTGATCCGGTGTGGGTTCATCCGGCGAACTCGCCACAGCTCTATCCTCCAAGCGTTCATCCTGTATTTCAGGGCGCTTCGCCCTGGGATCGCCCATTCTTCGTCGCCGACGCAACGACTGGAACGATCTACATTAGCGGCAGCGGCGCCGTATTGACCGACGCTTCGGCTAAGGGTCCAGCTTCCACGGATCCGAATGGCCGCCCGTCAAACGTTCGATTCCGTACGTTTTTGCGGGCGTCGCACGACAAAGGCCGGACCTGGGATATTCCCATGTATCCGATCGACAGCGACGAGTATCCAGGCTCGGGATTCGGCCAAATATTCAGTGCAGCGCACGGAAAACTGGTTGTTGCTTATACCGCGACCAAAGTGCCTGCCATCGCCAATGCAACCTGTCCATGCACCATCTTCGGCACGAGTACAGATGATGGAAAAACATTTCATTACTCTGTTGTGCCGCCGCTACCGGCTGAGTTGACCAGGAACGATTCTCCCTTCATGGCATTCGCGGGAGTAATGATTTCTGCCGATCCTTCAAAAGAAGGTCGTTATGCGATCGCCCGCACAGCTGGAAAGAAAATCATGATCACTCTCACGGAAGATGGCGGCAAAACCTGGCTTGCGCCGGTCGTTGCTGCCGAAGTGGCGCAGGGTATACATTTCGGCCACCGTTCAATGAAGTACTCGCCGAAAGGCGACCTCGGGCTTATTTGGAAAGCCATGCGCGAAGACAGGAGTTTCGACCTGTGGTCGGCGGCGTCTCGCGATGGCGACCACACTTTCAAAACGGTGCGGGTCAGCCATGCAGTATCGCCGGACTACATCACAGAAAGAGGGAACTTCCTCTTCGGCGACGATCTTTCGACCGTCGAAGTCGATACGCAATATCTGCATGCCGTGTGGGGCGACAACCGTTCTGGATTTCAGGGTACGTGGTACGGTCGAGTGCCTCTGTCAGCTTACTGA
- a CDS encoding GDSL-type esterase/lipase family protein, protein MRRKLWTSIIAVAIVCTSLFAVSADKPKQNSSGDHWIATWATSQLLTPMVFRMPPNMPRPQTSEKTSTVPPPGTSSPDAKAERPHTPPPPRSGPMASNLPQKFEDETVRMLARTTVGGRRVRVELSNMLNAEPLQVGAAHIAIHKGGGEIVQGTDRMLTFGGSKSFTIPPGVLVVSDPVDLDLPALSEFAVSLYLPHDTGAPTNHMLGLHTAYIAKGDVTGSVSMPNASTMFAYVWLSGVDVVAPPDAYTVVALGDSITDGYGTTRDADRAWPFLLAKRLSANKRTRNIAVVNQGISGNQVLRDGAGLSALARIDRDVLSRPGVKWVILLEGINDINLWGRSDGPEALTAEQLIWGYRQIIDRCHLHNIKVIGATIMPQEGVPTYTERGEQVRQAVNQWIREKGNFDAVVDFDAITKDPKRPVRLKEEFNPGDHIHPNDAGNQAMADAFNLDWFRM, encoded by the coding sequence GTGCGTAGAAAACTGTGGACCTCGATCATAGCGGTCGCGATCGTTTGTACCTCGTTGTTTGCTGTATCGGCAGACAAGCCAAAGCAAAATAGTTCGGGCGATCACTGGATCGCGACCTGGGCTACCTCGCAGTTATTGACGCCCATGGTTTTTCGCATGCCGCCGAATATGCCACGACCTCAGACGTCGGAGAAGACCTCGACCGTTCCTCCTCCCGGAACTTCATCGCCGGATGCGAAAGCAGAACGTCCTCACACTCCACCACCGCCGCGAAGCGGCCCAATGGCATCGAATCTGCCGCAAAAGTTTGAAGATGAAACTGTGCGTATGCTCGCTCGTACCACCGTTGGTGGTCGTCGGGTTCGGGTTGAGCTATCGAACATGCTGAATGCTGAACCGCTCCAAGTCGGGGCCGCACACATTGCGATCCACAAAGGCGGCGGCGAGATCGTTCAAGGAACAGATCGAATGCTGACATTCGGCGGAAGCAAGTCATTCACGATCCCGCCCGGAGTACTCGTTGTAAGCGATCCCGTGGATCTCGACCTGCCGGCGCTGAGTGAGTTTGCCGTGTCGCTGTATTTGCCACATGACACAGGTGCTCCGACGAATCACATGCTCGGCTTGCATACCGCCTACATCGCGAAAGGCGATGTCACGGGATCGGTCTCCATGCCCAACGCTTCCACGATGTTCGCTTATGTGTGGCTTTCGGGCGTGGACGTGGTCGCACCACCGGACGCCTACACCGTTGTTGCATTGGGTGATTCCATTACCGATGGGTACGGAACTACTCGGGACGCCGACCGCGCCTGGCCGTTTCTGCTCGCGAAGCGATTGAGTGCGAACAAGCGAACGCGGAACATCGCCGTAGTCAACCAGGGAATATCCGGCAACCAGGTGCTTCGCGACGGCGCAGGCTTGAGTGCTCTCGCCCGGATTGATCGAGACGTGTTAAGCCGTCCCGGCGTGAAATGGGTAATCCTTCTTGAGGGAATCAACGACATCAACCTTTGGGGTAGAAGCGATGGCCCGGAGGCGCTGACTGCCGAGCAACTCATTTGGGGTTACCGTCAGATCATCGACCGCTGCCACTTGCACAATATAAAGGTGATTGGCGCCACGATCATGCCGCAAGAAGGAGTTCCGACCTATACAGAACGAGGCGAGCAGGTTCGCCAAGCCGTGAATCAATGGATCCGAGAAAAGGGTAACTTCGATGCGGTCGTGGATTTTGATGCGATTACAAAAGACCCCAAACGCCCCGTTCGGCTAAAAGAGGAGTTCAACCCGGGCGATCACATTCATCCGAACGACGCTGGAAATCAAGCCATGGCGGACGCGTTTAATCTGGACTGGTTCCGGATGTGA
- a CDS encoding alpha/beta hydrolase-fold protein, which yields MKKLTLIFVSFAAFLILLSSSLGAQNNAATTASSPRAAATPPTRFPFIPPVKSPEVHPDRTVTFRLRAPDVKQVELTGEVLQGQPPQPMTKDNEGVWSITIGPISPEIWIYNFRIEGVDLPDPSNISFMPRAAGLANTSSLVEVPGDSPAFYDARPVPHGQVRMVLYESQAMGVNRYMWVYTPPDYDKSNKKYPVYYLLHGNGETQMGWVLNGRANIILDNLIAEGKAVPMIVVMPHGHARQSGSVGPYKEVVQPGENQGWTGMLNFTFFTDELLHQVIPMIERDFRVYTDADHRAIGGLSMGAFQSVQIGLKHPELFHYVLAYSGGFGGIGPQTAGTIEEQSPWKELLANPQQTKKNLHLLFLGAGEKETAMHEPGQRLVKLFKEKGVNAVWKTYPGAHVFSVWRNDLNYTAPMLFRAK from the coding sequence ATGAAAAAGTTGACCCTCATCTTCGTTAGTTTCGCAGCCTTCTTGATTTTGTTGTCTTCGTCACTGGGTGCACAGAATAATGCCGCTACAACAGCCAGTTCGCCTCGAGCTGCGGCGACACCGCCCACTCGGTTTCCATTTATTCCACCCGTGAAGTCGCCCGAGGTTCATCCTGACCGTACGGTCACTTTTCGCCTGCGCGCTCCGGACGTAAAACAAGTTGAACTCACGGGAGAGGTATTGCAGGGCCAGCCTCCGCAGCCGATGACGAAAGACAACGAAGGCGTCTGGAGCATAACCATCGGCCCCATTTCGCCCGAGATCTGGATCTACAACTTCCGCATCGAAGGTGTCGACCTGCCCGATCCGTCTAATATCAGCTTCATGCCGCGCGCTGCTGGTCTGGCGAATACATCGAGTTTGGTCGAAGTTCCGGGCGATTCACCGGCCTTCTACGATGCGCGTCCGGTCCCTCACGGACAAGTGCGGATGGTTTTATACGAATCGCAGGCGATGGGTGTAAACCGCTACATGTGGGTTTACACGCCGCCCGACTACGACAAATCGAACAAGAAGTATCCGGTGTACTACCTGCTGCACGGCAATGGTGAAACCCAAATGGGATGGGTGTTGAACGGACGCGCGAACATCATTCTCGACAACCTAATCGCTGAGGGCAAAGCCGTGCCGATGATTGTTGTAATGCCTCACGGCCACGCGCGACAGAGCGGTTCGGTCGGTCCTTACAAAGAGGTAGTGCAGCCAGGAGAAAATCAAGGGTGGACCGGAATGCTGAACTTCACGTTCTTCACCGACGAACTTCTGCATCAGGTCATCCCGATGATCGAGAGGGACTTCCGCGTTTACACCGACGCGGATCATCGGGCCATTGGCGGCCTGTCTATGGGCGCCTTCCAAAGCGTACAAATCGGGCTTAAGCATCCGGAACTCTTCCACTATGTACTCGCTTACAGTGGCGGATTCGGTGGCATCGGGCCGCAAACGGCGGGGACGATTGAAGAACAGTCTCCCTGGAAGGAGTTGTTGGCCAATCCCCAGCAGACGAAGAAGAATTTGCATTTGTTGTTTCTCGGTGCTGGAGAAAAAGAGACCGCGATGCATGAACCCGGACAGCGTCTGGTCAAGCTCTTCAAGGAGAAGGGCGTCAATGCGGTTTGGAAGACCTACCCTGGTGCCCACGTCTTCAGCGTGTGGCGCAATGATCTCAACTACACAGCTCCCATGCTGTTTCGAGCAAAGTAA
- a CDS encoding carboxylesterase family protein produces the protein MTVVVRCEALPGARDHKPGTAAPVNPIKVEGGLLQGTSEDGLTVYRGIPYAAPPMGDFRWRPPQPAAKWDGVRVANEFGRACMQTNPAITNLPAPSEDCLYLNVWTPAKSANAKLPVLFWIHGGGFVAGAPAEKLYHGEWLAKKGMVVVSVSYRLGIFGFLAHPDLSAENDKHVSGNYGLLDMIAGLQWVQRNISAFGGDPKKVTIQGESAGAAAVSMLCGSPLTKGLFRGAISQSGGSFGPVRPDATFGEMVPLSSAEKSGEAWLSSVGVSNIAELRKIPAEKLLGMSPRQMGWWRPNMDGWVIVGDQYELYESGQYNDVAVLVGYNSDEGATFGSPKTQKSYVQGVRDRYQQFADKILAAYPGGETPAEKWTARNLMRDSSFGWNTWTWARLQTKTGKSKVFVYFFNEKAELPAGSDPAVHGARHAAELPYVFRQLTEHGRPAPTAKDEALSEMMRTYWANFVKTGDPNGTGLPTWPTYENAKPQILHIEAAKTKAGPLVNENGLKVLDEYFASRRTAQTPASGR, from the coding sequence GTGACTGTTGTCGTTCGGTGCGAGGCCCTTCCAGGCGCTCGCGATCATAAGCCGGGAACTGCTGCTCCCGTAAACCCGATCAAAGTGGAAGGCGGCCTACTGCAGGGTACATCGGAAGATGGCCTAACCGTGTACCGGGGCATTCCTTACGCTGCGCCGCCCATGGGTGATTTCCGCTGGCGACCTCCGCAACCTGCGGCTAAATGGGACGGAGTGCGAGTTGCGAATGAGTTTGGTAGAGCGTGCATGCAAACCAATCCGGCAATCACAAACTTGCCGGCACCCAGTGAAGACTGCCTATACCTGAACGTCTGGACTCCAGCCAAAAGCGCAAATGCGAAGTTGCCGGTTCTGTTTTGGATCCACGGCGGCGGCTTTGTCGCCGGCGCACCGGCCGAAAAGCTCTATCACGGTGAGTGGCTGGCCAAGAAGGGCATGGTTGTGGTGTCGGTGAGCTATCGGCTCGGCATATTTGGCTTCCTTGCTCACCCTGACCTGAGTGCCGAGAACGACAAGCACGTCTCCGGAAACTACGGACTACTGGACATGATCGCGGGTCTCCAGTGGGTTCAAAGGAACATTTCCGCATTCGGTGGAGATCCCAAAAAAGTGACGATCCAGGGTGAATCGGCGGGTGCCGCCGCGGTGAGTATGCTTTGTGGATCGCCGCTCACCAAAGGTCTGTTCCGCGGTGCCATATCGCAGAGCGGAGGTTCGTTCGGACCAGTGCGTCCCGATGCAACCTTCGGCGAAATGGTGCCATTGAGTAGTGCCGAAAAGTCAGGGGAAGCATGGCTTTCCTCCGTTGGCGTCTCCAATATCGCAGAGCTGCGAAAGATTCCAGCTGAGAAGTTATTGGGAATGAGTCCGCGTCAGATGGGCTGGTGGCGGCCGAATATGGACGGCTGGGTCATTGTGGGTGACCAGTACGAACTGTACGAATCAGGTCAATACAATGACGTAGCGGTTCTCGTTGGCTACAACTCGGATGAGGGCGCCACGTTTGGTTCACCAAAAACACAGAAGTCCTACGTCCAAGGTGTACGGGATCGTTATCAGCAGTTCGCAGACAAGATCCTGGCTGCTTATCCCGGAGGCGAAACACCAGCGGAGAAATGGACGGCGCGAAATCTCATGCGTGATTCGTCTTTCGGCTGGAACACCTGGACGTGGGCTCGCCTACAAACGAAGACCGGCAAATCGAAGGTCTTCGTCTATTTCTTCAACGAGAAGGCTGAACTGCCCGCGGGATCAGATCCAGCTGTTCACGGTGCCCGACACGCTGCAGAACTCCCCTACGTTTTCAGGCAGCTTACCGAACACGGTCGTCCTGCTCCAACTGCAAAGGACGAAGCTCTGTCGGAGATGATGCGCACCTACTGGGCAAACTTCGTGAAGACAGGCGATCCCAACGGTACCGGACTGCCCACATGGCCCACCTACGAGAACGCAAAACCACAGATCTTGCACATTGAGGCAGCCAAAACTAAGGCAGGTCCATTGGTTAACGAAAACGGATTGAAGGTTCTGGACGAATACTTCGCTTCGCGACGAACTGCCCAGACACCGGCATCGGGTCGATAG
- a CDS encoding carbohydrate kinase → MAEPALVVGLGEVLWDMLPSGNVLGGAPANFAYMANVLGDRGIVASRVGCDELGREACSAMQALGLDTSYVQQDEIHETGSANVSIDPMGQPNFTIKKPVAWDFMEWTSSWEDLSTRADVVCFGSLAQRSSISAATIEQFLLKLRKNALKVFDANLRQSFYSQELLCRSFQYADIAKINEQELLEVAVLLKLGSGTEEIVSRRLLREFDLKLVCLTRGARGSLLVSEDQTVEHQGFQVEVADAIGAGDAFAACLVHDFLRGNSLVEISERANRFASWVATQTGATPSISSPELQSIIGGNPTEVKIVRSRNGMRDGDQGVL, encoded by the coding sequence ATGGCTGAACCAGCGTTAGTGGTTGGGTTAGGAGAAGTTCTCTGGGACATGCTGCCTTCCGGCAACGTGCTCGGAGGCGCACCTGCTAACTTCGCCTACATGGCGAACGTTCTGGGTGACCGCGGCATTGTCGCTAGTCGCGTTGGGTGCGATGAACTCGGCCGTGAAGCATGTAGTGCAATGCAGGCGCTCGGCCTTGATACGTCGTACGTACAGCAGGACGAGATACACGAAACGGGAAGTGCCAACGTTTCCATCGATCCCATGGGGCAGCCGAACTTCACCATCAAGAAACCTGTTGCATGGGATTTCATGGAGTGGACTTCCTCCTGGGAAGACTTGTCAACGCGTGCCGATGTTGTTTGTTTCGGATCCCTAGCACAACGTTCCAGTATTTCCGCAGCCACAATCGAGCAGTTTCTGCTGAAGTTGCGCAAGAATGCGCTGAAAGTGTTCGACGCGAATCTGCGTCAATCCTTTTACAGCCAGGAACTGCTCTGTCGCTCATTCCAATATGCAGACATCGCGAAAATCAATGAGCAGGAGTTGTTGGAAGTTGCCGTTCTGTTGAAGCTTGGAAGTGGAACGGAAGAGATAGTATCCCGCAGGCTCTTGCGCGAATTCGATTTAAAACTCGTCTGTCTGACCCGTGGCGCACGAGGCAGCTTGCTTGTGTCGGAAGATCAGACTGTGGAGCATCAAGGTTTTCAAGTCGAAGTCGCGGATGCGATTGGAGCGGGCGATGCATTTGCCGCATGTCTCGTTCACGATTTCCTAAGAGGAAACTCGCTCGTGGAAATTAGTGAGCGTGCCAACCGTTTTGCTTCCTGGGTTGCAACGCAGACGGGCGCGACACCTTCCATTTCTTCTCCTGAACTGCAGAGCATCATCGGCGGGAATCCGACAGAGGTGAAAATCGTCAGAAGCCGGAATGGCATGCGCGACGGTGATCAAGGTGTTTTGTAA
- a CDS encoding neutral/alkaline non-lysosomal ceramidase N-terminal domain-containing protein, with translation MKKHFKVLAIVMFLAYTSSVCSQTVPSGPLLVGAAKVDITPAPNELPKNFLGILDHVWSRAIYIDNGKTGAVLVSLDAGGIPTQTASDIRARVQKEFGIPVANVLISGTHTHSAPFIGRFAFGPNRDTTPDTTGAYIEKIFSSIRKAKEALQPAKVSFGEGVSYLNVQRDQIDPVTHGWWEGANYSGLSDKTVAVVKFVSMKDEPIAVYFNYAMHAVITGNLDLVSGDFPGAASRYIERALGDKAVALFTSGAAGDQNPIYFQQTYDLREIRIKEYAKRGEDISNAMPPGGQGLDRKNPEVARLMEEQKEMSNSMGQLLGEEVLRAMREAKPGVSDVRIFGKESTVTCPGRNRTNQGRGGIQGTYTDGPDVNITVDLLMINDIAVGAVNGEVYNAIAQRLKRESPYSKTMMITVTNGFANSGYIPDDASFGHQTFEVLSSRLKPGCAETGIVEGIIGMMPKITY, from the coding sequence ATGAAGAAGCACTTCAAAGTACTCGCAATCGTGATGTTCCTTGCGTATACGTCGAGCGTTTGTTCGCAAACTGTTCCTTCGGGTCCCCTGCTCGTGGGCGCAGCGAAGGTCGATATCACTCCAGCTCCGAACGAGTTGCCGAAGAATTTCCTGGGAATCCTGGACCATGTGTGGTCGAGAGCAATTTACATCGACAATGGGAAGACCGGTGCGGTGCTCGTGAGTCTTGACGCAGGCGGCATCCCGACGCAGACAGCGAGTGACATCCGCGCTCGCGTACAAAAGGAGTTTGGGATTCCCGTCGCGAATGTGTTGATCTCGGGCACTCACACGCATAGCGCACCATTCATTGGCCGATTCGCTTTCGGACCGAATCGCGATACCACGCCTGATACAACAGGCGCTTACATAGAGAAGATATTCTCGTCTATCCGCAAAGCAAAGGAAGCGCTTCAGCCGGCAAAAGTGAGCTTTGGAGAGGGTGTCTCCTACCTCAACGTCCAGCGCGATCAAATCGATCCGGTCACGCACGGATGGTGGGAGGGCGCGAACTACAGCGGCTTGTCCGACAAGACCGTAGCTGTCGTTAAGTTCGTCTCGATGAAGGATGAACCGATCGCCGTCTACTTCAATTACGCCATGCACGCCGTCATAACCGGCAATCTTGATCTGGTGAGCGGCGACTTTCCCGGGGCTGCTTCACGGTACATCGAGCGGGCCCTTGGCGATAAAGCTGTGGCGTTGTTTACCAGCGGCGCCGCAGGCGATCAGAATCCCATCTACTTTCAGCAGACCTACGACCTTCGCGAGATTCGCATTAAGGAATACGCCAAGCGTGGCGAAGATATCAGCAATGCAATGCCGCCCGGCGGCCAAGGCCTCGATCGCAAGAACCCCGAAGTCGCGAGGTTGATGGAAGAGCAAAAGGAGATGTCGAACTCGATGGGGCAATTGCTCGGTGAGGAAGTCCTGCGTGCTATGCGAGAGGCTAAGCCGGGGGTCAGCGACGTCCGTATATTCGGCAAGGAATCGACTGTTACCTGTCCTGGACGCAATCGCACAAACCAAGGACGGGGAGGAATTCAGGGAACGTACACCGATGGTCCCGACGTTAACATCACCGTCGACCTGCTGATGATCAATGACATCGCTGTCGGCGCAGTCAATGGCGAGGTTTACAACGCCATCGCACAGCGGTTGAAGCGGGAATCGCCTTATTCCAAGACGATGATGATCACCGTGACGAACGGATTCGCGAACTCGGGCTACATCCCCGACGATGCTTCGTTCGGCCATCAGACCTTCGAGGTCCTTTCGTCGCGTCTGAAGCCCGGATGTGCGGAAACAGGCATCGTCGAAGGAATCATCGGCATGATGCCGAAGATCACGTACTGA